The genomic stretch CTCTTTCAAACCGGACAACATCGCGTTTCGCTGTAAGGTTGGACGCAAGCTGAATGCGGTCAAATGGAAATTGGATCGAATTGCTGAAGCTAAGAACAAGTATCTTCTAAAGGAGGGTGTCAGGGAGAGGCCAACTGAAGTGGCTGAATGGCGCCAAACCAGCTCAACTATTGCCAGTCCTCAAGTATTTGGACGAGATGCAGATAAAGAGAAGGTTTTTGAGTTTCTTCTTAGCCCGACACGAAACTCCGAGTTCCTTTCTGTCTATGCCATTGTTGGCTTAGGTGGTCTTGGGAAAACAACACTTGCTCAGTTGGTCTACAATGATGAACAAGTAAGTAGCCATTTTAACTTGAAGATTTGGCTTTGTATTTCTGAGACTTTCAATGTCACAAGTATTTTATGTTCCATTGTACAATCTATCACAAAGGATAAGTGTGAAATTTTGGAGCTATCTGTGATGGAAGAAAAAGTGAAAGGGCTGCTCCAAGGTAAAAAGTTCTTGTTGGTTTTAGATGATGTGTGGATAGAAAACAAACAATTTTTGAAGCTGGGATTAAACGAAGACAAATGGGATCAGTTGAAATCTGTTTTGTGTTGTGGATCCAAAGGTGCCTCTGTTTTGGTGTCCAGTCGTGATAAAGAGGTTGCAACAATCATGGGTGCATACCAAGCTCATGATTTGTCGGGCCTATCTGAAGATGATTGTTGGTCATTGTTCAAACAGCGTGCATTTAGAGCTGACAAAGAGGAGGATGAAGAGCTTGTAAAAATCGGCAAGGAGATAGTGAGCAAGTGTGGGGGATCACCTCTGGCGGCAAAAGCGTTAGGAGGTCTGATGCGCTCTAGAAATACCAAGAAGGAATGGCTTGAGGTTAAGGAAAGTAGCCTATGGAGTTTACCTAATGAGAATCATATTTTGCCTGCATTGAGGTTGAGCTATTTTCACCTAACACCAACATTGAAGCAGTGCTTTGCTTTCTGTGCCATATTCCCCAAAGATACAAGAATCAATAAACAAGAGTTGATTCATCTTTGGATGGCCAACGGGTTTATTTCATCTCGGGAAAATGTAGAGGAGGTTGGCAACAGGAGTTGGGATGAATTGTGCCAAAAGTCATTTTTTCAAGATGTAAAGATTGATGATAATTCAGGTGATGTTTGTTTCAAAATGCATGATCTAGTCCACGATCTTGCTCAGTCAATTGCAGACAAAGAATGTATGTGTTTGGAGAAAGCAAACCTGACTGACTTGCCAAGAAACATACATCATATTGGTTTCGACTGTGATGGAAGATGTGAAAAAACACCATTCAAAAAGGGAGCATGTGAGAAAGTTAAATCTCTGCGGACGTTATATCATTTGAATTGGTGCAATCGGTGGGAGACAACATCTTATCTTCATCCATCAAACAATTCTCTTCGAGTTTTATGCATAATTCCTTCCAAATTTCCGTCACTCGGAAGTTTCACCCAATTGAGATATTTAGGACTTCGTGGTCTGGATATAAAGACTATCCCCGATTCCATTTACAATTTGCGTAAATTGGAAATCTTGAAACTAATCAAGTTTAAAAATCTCTGTTGTCTACCAAAACACTTGACTCGCTTGCTTAATCTCCGACATCTAGTCCTTGAGGGTTGTGATTCACTATCTGAAATGTGTCCAGACATCCACAAACTGTGTGAATTGAGAACACTAAGTGTATACATTGTGAAATCGAAGAAAGGGCATAATTTGTCAGAGTTACATTCTTTGAATCTGGGAGGAGAACTAAGCATCAAAGGCCTAGAAAATGTTAGGAGTAGATCTGAAGCTCAGGATGCCAATTTGAAGGGTAAAGAAGACCTCAAGGTGTTATATTTGCGCTGGAAAAACAGTGGTAAAAAGAAGTCAGTTCCTGTGGAAGATGTACTTGAAGCGCTCCAACCTCACTCAAATCTCAAGCAGTTACAAATATTTGACTACGAGGGATTACGTTTTCCAACTTGGATGGGAAACAATTCAACTCTCAACAATTTAGTTTATTTGGTACTTGACGGATGTCGTAACTGCGGACAACTTCCTCCAATCGGCAAACTTCCATTTCTGAAGAAGCTTGCGATAATGTCCATGAATGAAGTGCGGTACATTGATGAAGATAAAAGTTACGACGGTGTTGAAGCAAAGCCATTCCCATCTTTGGAGGAGTTTCATGTGTTCCGGTTGCCAAACGTGGAGCGGTTGTTGAAATGGGAAACAACAAACATGTTCCCCTCTCTTTCTAACCTGTATATAGTCGGCTGCCCTAATCTGCAATTGCCATGCCTTCCACATGTTAAAAAACTTACTGTTTCGGAATACTGTAGGAATGAGCTACTGCGGTCAATCTCTAATCTCAACGGTCTTAACGAACTTCATCTTGAAAGAGGTGGAGTGCCGTGCTTGCCAGAGGGAATGATGAACAACATGACCTCTCTTGCAACTCTGCAGATATTATCTTTCAGTGAATTGAAGGAACTGCCATCTGACATCACAAAACTAACTGCTTTGTCTGATCTAACCATCTTTGACTGTGATAAGCTGGAGTGTTTACCAGAACAGCATTTCGGAAGCTTATCTTCACTTCGAAAATTGTCAGTTCATAACTGCAAGGGTTTGGGATCCTTGCCTGATGGTGTTCGGCACTTAACTTCACTTGAATTTTTGAGTATTAAAGGCTGCCCAGTGTTGAAAGAGCGGTGTAAGAAGCGAAGAGGGGAGGATTGGCACAAGATAGCACATGTTCCCCGTGTACATTTGTGAAGTAATCAGTGCATCTATTTATTGTATTCTTAGTTTATACACTACTAATTGcctttctcttttcttagtGTATTTGCATAATCATGGTTTCAATGTGTCAGTAATGTATTTTATCTTCATTTGTAGTGCTCATTCAGATTACAAAAccccaaaaacaaaagagaaaaaagatcTTGTATCTCTGCTTTTCAATTTTCAGGATATGAAATTCATTACAAGTTCTGTGTCGGCCAGGTGAGCATTCAATAATCATGCATATGCGTCGTTGGAATTTTTAAGTCATTCGTTTAAAATATACAACGAAAGGAACATGTAGAGAATTCTTTTGCTTCTCCCTCTGATTTTTTATTTGGAATGAAGGATTTCAATTTTTCTTACTATGACGGTAGATTTCAAGTCATTCTTAGCATGTacatccaaaaaaaataaaaatgaatgaCTTGCTTCTCATTGAATCTGACGTTGGTTTATATAGATAGCTGGATGCATAAGTAGTAActtaactaattttgaaaaatctaaCAAACTTGCTTGAACATCTAAGTGGTTTATTAATTGTACACCTGACATAATTTAGTGAATAAATATCATCCTAATATTAACTTTTGACCCTAATAGTTTGAAATAATATTAGAgagataataattaaatttatcttatttaacataatatttataattttatgtatataagtatataacatttataattacatatttattatatttaaatcaaacaaattttctaataataAGTTAATGAAATATAATTCAAATGGCATAATTTCTTTATACTCATCTAGTGGTCACTCTGATAGCTCGGGTATTACGACGACTTTTAAAATATtgaatactaaaatatgagcatctttaaaacttaaaaccgAATATTCAAAACTTCTATCCATACGTTACAATACAGATTACAATACTTACAAATAACATATCAAAATTCATATCCCTCTTGCAAAAATTGCTATGTCgaataaatagaaaatgaaTATAACTCTTCTAAAGCTCTGTCGCTCATATCCTGAAAAGGAAAAAACCTGTAAGGGGGTGAGCACATCGTCTTCGAAAGGGTTCTCACTATAGGGTTACAGAATTGCTATAATAAGATACGAGAATAAAATCGTTTTTAAAGTACAGTGACTAATAATCGCGTTATGcttcttttcaaaaccaaagaTTTAATATTCAAAATCCAAAATCCTTTCTAAAATGGAAAGCTGTTAATTTCTCTGAAATCCAAAAGgctttttaaaagtttttcCTAGACAACATGAATGACCAAAttgttccaagcataggttcattaagtctatgctgaaccagtttagtttttcatacttttctaaACCAAAAACACAAACCAAACACAGCCTTCAGCTCATCTCATAATCAACCACGGCCTTAGACCCAAGCAACACAATCAACAACTAGTTCATCACAATCCAACCAATTTTCAGCCACAAACACAAGTAAAAaggttcaaacacaatcaagaaGTTATATCAAGTAGAGCAATTAGCAATTAAACATAACTATTCACATAGacaaaccaattacaatatgcacacccaaacaatgtcatataaatgcatatgatgcatgtctgtcctactggccatgagctcacgcGTCGGTTATGTTGCCAGACCCGACTCGGATAAGCGGGATTAAACCACCATCCTTATCCATAGGTTTCACAAGCAAGCGGGACTAAACCACCATCCTTGCCCGGAACACGCAAGCGGGATTAAACCATTGTCCTTACCAATAATTTATCAATATGTGAGCGGGACAAAACCACCATCCTCACTGCAAGCGGGACAAAACCACCATCCCTGCATAACGGTTTACGCACTGAGCAAGCGGGATTACACCACCACATCCTTGCCAGGCCAAAAACCCTCGTCATATTCTCAGTAACACCCACAGTCAATCAGACTCAAAATCTTATTTCAATAATAATCATTCTTGGCTCATTTTCAAATCACAAACGTAGTCAGTTCACATCTTGTCAAGAACCACTTTTCTTAAGTAAATTTTCTTTGAAaaacttcccaacaacttcataaccaagccaaattcaaaatctctccCAAAAGACTCAAAATCATTCATTTTCAAATCATCCACTCCATCACTTTGAAAACAAGAGTTATTAATTAACAACCTTGGCAAAGACTCAAGACTCTAAGAAAGAATAACCTGACTCATTTTTTAAACTCTTCAGAAACTCTCAGAATCATAGTTACTTAAgttgaaaatcaattaaagtaaaGATTTAAAATCAAAACCAAAGCATGTAAGCTAAGAGTTCCGAACCAATTTCAAAACCAAAATTATTTAAGTccaaaaatcaatttcttttcatttaaGTCGGAAACTCTCCCAAAGGCACATAATTGTTTAGtcaaaatttaaagaatacTTTAAGAGCAATAcgaaattaattaatcaaagttcaatttctttaaaatttcgCTAAACTCACCCAAAGGTACTTTTTTAACCAAACTTCAAAACATAGGCCCTTCATATTTAAATCAATCGGAAAATATATACTTTTCTTAAACAGCTTAAACTCGAAATACCaatttcttaataaatcaagaACCAGTTAATAGAACCTCTCAAATCCTAAATCACGTTTTAAAACagaatataaatttttgtgaaaattggcaGCATCCCCcttaaaacttggactttgccaccctttcgggtcccaaccaaaccaaTCCTCAACCCTTTTCCAATGGGTTCAAGACCAAATCAATTtccaataaaatcaaattcaaactttcaaatattaaagattatttcaaatcaaaataatcataaaCCTCCGATTAACAAAATCAGTTATTATTTCAATTCAACAAACAACCATATTCATCCAAGACAAATCAGACAATGCACAAGACTTATCCTAATCACCAGAAATACATTTAGCAAGTcatatctatttataacaattctaatttaaaataaattagtttgTATAAAAAGCTCTTACCTCAATCGCGACTCAATTATGTGACAAAactccattttttttttggcCCGCAACGCAGCAGCCGAAATCTCAGCTCCAGACCACTTTCGCAACAACTATAGCAACTCTAATCGCAACATATAATAACCAAAAACTCAATCATATGATAAATAACGCTGCAAAACCTCAGCTAAAATAACAAAACAGCGACAAAAGGACTTTTTAAAATGAAAAGGCTTACCATAAACTAAGAAGGAACCGAACCAAGCAGCAGCAGCTTCAATCGCGACCCGCAATAGCCAGAACTCGACCTTACGTTACCAAAACATCAGGATCTCTAACCAAACATAACAGAATATTAATTTCAAAGGTTTCGGAACGAAATGCTTACCAAGACGACAAGGGTTCTACTGGCGGTCACCAGCAACGGCGGTTATGGTGGCGGTGACGTCAGCAGACAGCCTAACGGTGACAGAAGTCACAACGGTGCGAATCAGAGGCACGAACGGCGGCGATGGTGTCCACGACGATGGCACAGCGGCGGCGCTGGTTCTTCCCAGCTCGTCAAGGTTCAGGCTCGGCCTCTCCTCTCTCGTCTAGGCTCGACAGTGACACGGGCTTCAGGGAACAGCGACACCATGGTGGTTGGGCAGTAACGTGACGACAGCTGGGCGGCGAGTTTGGTGGCGGCTCGGTAGCAGGGCGTAGCCCTCCGTCGCTCTCTCCCTCAACCCCTCTCTCTTtcctctgttttttttttctccatgGAAATGTTTAATGCTGCGGTTGGGTTTGGTCAGAGTAGGGAAACATTAGTGGTGGTTAGGGTTAGGTTAGAAGGGGTTAGGGTTTTGTGTGTTTAATTTTAGAATTAGGGTTTGATTTGGGGTAATTGTAAAATTAGGAATTTTTGGACAATTTggaatttgttaaattttaataaaattaaggaatattgtattaaaattgaattctaaatttttttgtttataaaaataaaaatattaaattctgaaatatcaattatttaaaccaaatcatataaaattcttattattttatatttgctaaactttataatttaaataaagaaaataattcGATAATTATAAAATCAGATAAAACTTTAAATGGATTctaaattcaattaatcaaaattcgctttaatttatcttttataaaataatttctgagaTTAAAGTacttaatgaataaataaatcgAAATTAGCTCTTAAtaagattttcaaaatttctgGGTCTTACACTTATCATCATCTGCATCATCTTTTCTCCTCCACCACCACTAACCctatcctctctctcttcttccattttctaaGCTTGTTGCTGCTGCTAGAGTCCGTCAACTCTGCCAACTCTTTCCTCTCTCtacatctctctctctccccttctGTA from Arachis stenosperma cultivar V10309 chromosome 9, arast.V10309.gnm1.PFL2, whole genome shotgun sequence encodes the following:
- the LOC130951115 gene encoding putative disease resistance protein RGA4, translated to MSEFLLGILLEKVIPSVKEKFSAFSGIKKKTEDLSDTLGLIKAVLDDAEEKQWSNPPIKCWLQQLKDAVYILDDVLDQLPMESSQDGWLSSFKPDNIAFRCKVGRKLNAVKWKLDRIAEAKNKYLLKEGVRERPTEVAEWRQTSSTIASPQVFGRDADKEKVFEFLLSPTRNSEFLSVYAIVGLGGLGKTTLAQLVYNDEQVSSHFNLKIWLCISETFNVTSILCSIVQSITKDKCEILELSVMEEKVKGLLQGKKFLLVLDDVWIENKQFLKLGLNEDKWDQLKSVLCCGSKGASVLVSSRDKEVATIMGAYQAHDLSGLSEDDCWSLFKQRAFRADKEEDEELVKIGKEIVSKCGGSPLAAKALGGLMRSRNTKKEWLEVKESSLWSLPNENHILPALRLSYFHLTPTLKQCFAFCAIFPKDTRINKQELIHLWMANGFISSRENVEEVGNRSWDELCQKSFFQDVKIDDNSGDVCFKMHDLVHDLAQSIADKECMCLEKANLTDLPRNIHHIGFDCDGRCEKTPFKKGACEKVKSLRTLYHLNWCNRWETTSYLHPSNNSLRVLCIIPSKFPSLGSFTQLRYLGLRGLDIKTIPDSIYNLRKLEILKLIKFKNLCCLPKHLTRLLNLRHLVLEGCDSLSEMCPDIHKLCELRTLSVYIVKSKKGHNLSELHSLNLGGELSIKGLENVRSRSEAQDANLKGKEDLKVLYLRWKNSGKKKSVPVEDVLEALQPHSNLKQLQIFDYEGLRFPTWMGNNSTLNNLVYLVLDGCRNCGQLPPIGKLPFLKKLAIMSMNEVRYIDEDKSYDGVEAKPFPSLEEFHVFRLPNVERLLKWETTNMFPSLSNLYIVGCPNLQLPCLPHVKKLTVSEYCRNELLRSISNLNGLNELHLERGGVPCLPEGMMNNMTSLATLQILSFSELKELPSDITKLTALSDLTIFDCDKLECLPEQHFGSLSSLRKLSVHNCKGLGSLPDGVRHLTSLEFLSIKGCPVLKERCKKRRGEDWHKIAHVPRVHL